The Bacillus carboniphilus genome contains a region encoding:
- a CDS encoding GtrA family protein has protein sequence MIRLLCKRVLALISANLERYQQFLLFSIVGISNTIVDFITFWMMYDLLNLHYLISQPVAYGAGVANSYFWNSRVTFQTSSKSKATFLKFVTVNILVLAFTMLCMTALSTFSIIVSKGIATILGVVLNFFLSKLWVFTN, from the coding sequence GTGATTCGCTTATTATGTAAGCGAGTCCTCGCCCTTATCAGTGCTAATTTGGAAAGATATCAACAGTTTCTACTTTTTTCTATCGTAGGTATATCTAATACAATAGTAGATTTTATCACGTTTTGGATGATGTATGATCTATTAAATCTTCATTACTTGATTTCTCAACCGGTTGCTTATGGGGCAGGAGTTGCAAATAGTTATTTTTGGAATTCAAGGGTTACCTTTCAAACATCATCAAAATCAAAAGCTACTTTTCTTAAGTTTGTCACAGTGAATATCCTTGTTTTAGCTTTCACCATGTTGTGTATGACCGCATTATCAACCTTTTCAATTATTGTAAGTAAGGGAATAGCAACCATCTTAGGTGTCGTTCTTAACTTTTTTTTAAGTAAGCTATGGGTATTTACCAATTAA
- a CDS encoding glycosyltransferase family 2 protein codes for MRKMVSIIVPMFNEEEVIEECYMRLKNVMNQSGYRYELIFVNDGSKDKTLEKLDAIYRRDDHVRVLNFSRNFGHQIAITAGMDSAKGDAIVVIDADLQDPPEIIKQMIDKWEEGYEVVYAKRKERKGETFFKKATASIFYRTLRSLTSVDIPLDTGDFRLIDRKVCNALSSIKEKNRFVRGLVSWVGFKQCALEYEREPRFAGETKYPLKKMMKLSLDAITSFSDKPLQLAIYLGFMTSGFSFIYLVYVLMIKLFTDSTISGWASIVSINLFFFGVILMILGIIGQYIGRIYDEARDRPLYIIESERNKRKEIKRDSLIM; via the coding sequence ATGAGAAAAATGGTTTCTATCATTGTACCGATGTTTAACGAAGAAGAAGTCATTGAAGAGTGTTACATGAGATTGAAAAATGTCATGAATCAATCTGGATACAGATATGAATTAATCTTTGTAAATGATGGTAGTAAAGATAAAACGTTAGAAAAGCTTGATGCTATATACAGACGTGATGATCATGTAAGGGTACTCAATTTTTCAAGGAATTTTGGTCACCAAATTGCCATTACAGCTGGTATGGATTCAGCCAAAGGAGACGCAATTGTGGTGATTGATGCAGACTTGCAAGATCCACCTGAAATTATTAAACAAATGATTGATAAATGGGAAGAAGGATACGAAGTCGTATATGCAAAGAGAAAGGAAAGAAAAGGAGAAACGTTTTTCAAAAAAGCGACAGCTTCAATATTTTATCGAACACTTCGCTCATTAACAAGCGTAGATATTCCTTTAGACACAGGAGATTTCCGGTTAATTGATAGGAAAGTGTGTAACGCACTTTCCTCTATCAAAGAAAAAAATCGCTTTGTTAGAGGATTGGTTAGCTGGGTAGGCTTTAAACAGTGTGCATTAGAATATGAACGTGAGCCACGTTTCGCAGGAGAAACAAAATACCCGCTTAAAAAGATGATGAAATTATCTTTAGATGCCATTACTTCGTTTTCGGATAAACCATTACAACTTGCCATTTATTTAGGTTTTATGACTTCTGGTTTTAGTTTTATCTACTTGGTGTATGTTTTAATGATTAAACTATTTACTGACTCGACTATTAGTGGCTGGGCATCGATTGTTTCAATTAATCTTTTCTTCTTTGGGGTCATTCTCATGATTTTAGGAATCATTGGACAATACATCGGTAGAATTTACGACGAAGCTAGAGATCGCCCTTTGTATATTATTGAAAGTGAGCGAAACAAAAGAAAGGAAATAAAACGTGATTCGCTTATTATGTAA